The Panicum hallii strain FIL2 chromosome 9, PHallii_v3.1, whole genome shotgun sequence genome has a window encoding:
- the LOC112877109 gene encoding uncharacterized protein LOC112877109, translated as MAGQSPLRRWKPFFAAFGLVDAAIEAAGPALCRDELRGARGEVVELLCGVPAGGGGEAEELCAVLDGFMAESLLTLQAVPAEAVPRVLASSADLAEAIGALRCHQSARVRGLARDVVRGWSAAVEDDIARASAAMAKLDDLCRVPAAEASRPSPVALSVSHGPRTVTPRAPTAIPQSLPKRTPPPAGRATRDCPEEEKKMDATKRKLREGYRGVEDAKRQRKIQVIQAPKILERRQREMHPILRERSQARCGTSAVARRRLLS; from the coding sequence atggccgggCAGAGCCCTCTCCGCCGCTGGAAGCCCTTCTTCGCGGCGTTCGGCCTGGTGGACGCGGCGATCGAGGCCGCCGGCCCGGCGCTCTGCCGGGACGAGCTCCGGGGCGCGAGGGGCGAGGTCGTGGAGCTGCTCTGCGGCGTccccgcgggcggcggcggcgaggccgaggAGCTCTGCGCCGTGCTCGACGGCTTCATGGCCGAGTCGCTCCTGACGCTGCAGGCGGTTCCCGCGGAGGCGGTGCCGAGGGTGCTGGCGTCGTCGGCCGATCTCGCCGAGGCCATCGGCGCCCTGCGGTGCCACCAGTCCGCGCGCGTCCGCGGGCTGGCGCGCGACGTGGTCCGCGGGTGGAGCGCGGCCGTCGAGGACGACATCGCCAGGGCCAGCGCCGCCATGGCGAAACTCGATGACCTGTGCCGTgtcccggcggccgaggcctCCCGTCCCTCGCCGGTGGCCCTCAGCGTCAGCCATGGTCCGAGGACGGTGACCCCGAGAGCTCCGACCGCGATTCCACAGTCGCTGCCCAAGAGAACGCCGCCTCCCGCTGGCCGCGCGACGCGTGACTGCcccgaggaggagaagaagatggATGCCACCAAGCGCAAGCTCCGGGAGGGATACCGGGGGGTGGAGGACGCCAAGCGGCAGCGGAAGATCCAAGTGATCCAGGCGCCCAAGATCTTGGAGCGGAGGCAGCGGGAGATGCACCCGATCCTGCGCGAGCGGAGCCAGGCGAGATGCGGGACGTCCGCGGTTGCGAGGCGTCGGTTGCTCTCGTGA
- the LOC112873184 gene encoding uncharacterized protein LOC112873184 produces the protein MKLHNDLMERYMQSALKKYNSEQNLDEDLGFEFVKAIKESFIVEGAVNFYRHFNFTAMQRSAIHLFFAEVIPDGESCDVSCCRLLQDNHNGRCLGCKNQGDPDLRHPASDSVYAGGHDDSTFPFLIDSDSEDDSD, from the exons atgaaGCTGCATAATGATCTTATGGAACGATACATGCAGTCAGCTCTAAAGAAGTACAACTCTGAACAAAACCTTGATGAG GATTTGGGTTTTGAGTTTGTGAAAGCAATAAAAGAAAGCTTCATTGTTGAAGGAGCGGTCAATTTTTATCGGCATTTTAACTTCACAGCTATGCAACGTAGTGCCATTCACTTGTTTTTTGCTGAAGTAATCCCGGATGGAGAGAGTTGTGATGTGTCTTGCTGCAGACTTCTACAAGATAATCACAATG GAAGATGCCTTGGTTGTAAAAATCAAGGTGACCCTGACTTAAGGCATCCAGCTTCCGACAGTGTCTACGCTGGAGGACATGACGATAGCACATTCCCATTTCTTATTGACAGTGATAGTGAG GATGACAGTGATTGA